In Penicillium oxalicum strain HP7-1 chromosome VII, whole genome shotgun sequence, one DNA window encodes the following:
- a CDS encoding Exo-beta-D-glucosaminidase: MKLFQALNALLVGVTGTYAAGHSSAPLVSAAGDIVDVPGWHIQSSLDASKDIPQLSQPGVDVSKWHRIGSRGTVMAGLIEAGVYNDEQLFYSNNLDKLASNQTFRSPWLYREEFTLQPDEQQYFTLHTHGITSKADIYLNGELIVGSDTQQGSYGGRRYNVTKHVRKGPNCLLIQAYPTNYLRDFALGFVDWNPYPSDNGTGVWRAVEISQSGPVSMSPFRVQTDLKDPMKNQKVQVTLFTDLSNASKNMIKGTVNATIVPPPGSKAGSLAQSFELQPGERKTISLTTTIKNAAIWWPATWGDQPLYTIQGEVRTNGKAMTVSDKTRAQQFGIRTVSSHVNKHNDTAFAVNGRSFQVMGGGYGPDMFMRFDEARMEKIFQYMLDMGLNTLRLEGKQEHPALYELADRMGIMILAGWECCDKWEGWEYNDEANGVKWGNADYPVAQAAMLHEAEMMQAHPSMLGFLVGSDFWPNDRATKIYLEALRQMNWNNPVIASASKRGYPDALGPSGMKMDGPYDWVPPNYWYGDQEGAAFGFGSELGAGVGTPELNSLKRFMSDKELERLWTEPKANQFHMSRYDSQFYDRSIYNNALFARYGKPTDLEDYILKCQMADYEATRAQFEAYSAKQNASRPATGSIYWMLNSAWPNLHWQLFDYYLSPMGAYFGTKIGNRKEHVAYDYEKKTVWLINHSVDLTGDRQVSIDLIDTNGKNISGSTFNAHTTPNSSKKVGSVSGANRIKDVALLRLTLRDTKTNQQLSRNVYWLSTQKDVLDWDNSTWYTTPVTEYANFKKLESLSSATVKATVRNDQVKTQDGLTSADVQLENTSDVPAVFVKIHAVDSSTGTAIAPLFWSDNYVTLWPKEKLTISVRFEGNLNKTVFELSGRNVEKVKLQSGE, from the exons ATGAAGTTGTTCCAAGCTCTGAACGCCCTACTCGTGGGCGTCACTGGCACCTACGCTGCAGGTCATAGCTCGGCACCACTGGTATCAGCCGCCGGCGATATTGTCGACGTTCCTGGTTGGCACATACAGTCCAGTCTCGATGCATCAAAAGATATTCCTCAGCTGTCACAGCCTGGGGTAGATGTGTCGAAATGGCATCGCATCGGTTCACGAGGCACCGTCATGGCTGGGCTAATTGAGGCTGGCGTGTACAATGACGAGCAGCTGTTCTATTCCAACAACCTGGACAAGCTTGCTTCAAATCAAACCTTTCGGTCTCCATGGCTGTATCGAGAGGAATTCACTCTCCAGCCTGATGAGCAACAGTATTTTACACTGCACACGCACGGCATCACATCCAAGGCAGACATTTATCTTAACGGAGAATTGATTGTGGGAAGCGACACGCAGCAAGGCTCGTATGGAGGTCGTCGATACAATGTGACCAAACACGTCCGAAAAGGACCAAACTGCTTGCTCATCCAAGCCTATCCGACCAACTATCTCCGCGATTTTGCCTTGGGGTTCGTGGACTGGAATCCATACCCTTCAGATAACGGAACGGGAGTCTGGCGAGCAGTGGAGATCTCGCAGTCCGGGCCAGTCTCAATGTCGCCTTTCCGCGTGCAGACTGATCTAAAAGATCCAATGAAAAACCAAAAAGTTCAAGTGACTTTGTTCACGGACTTGAGCAATGCGAGCAAGAACATGATTAAGGGGACAGTGAATGCAACTATTGTGCCCCCACCGGGGTCTAAAGCTGGCTCACTAGCCCAGTCTTTTGAGCTGCAACCCGGTGAGAGAAAAACCATTTCTCTCACAACCACGATTAAGAATGCGGCAATCTGGTGGCCCGCCACATGGGGCGATCAGCCTCTCTACACCATTCAAGGCGAAGTACGCACCAACGGAAAAGCCATGACCGTATCAGACAAGACCCGTGCCCAGCAGTTTGGGATTCGGACAGTTTCATCGCATGTGAACAAACACAACGATACTGCCTTTGCTGTCAATGGCCGGTCATTCCAGGTGATGGGGGGAGGCTACGGGCCCGACATGTTTATGCGATTTGATGAGGCTCGGATGGAAAAGATTTTCCAGTACATGCTTGACATGGGCTTAAATACTCTTCGTTTGGAAGGGAAACAGGAGCATCCTGCGCTGTACGAGCTGGCTGATCGAATGGGTATAATGATCCTTGCCGGCTGGGAGTGCTGCGACAAGTGGGAGGGCTGGGAG TACAACGATGAGGCAAATGGTGTGAAATGGGGGAATGCCGACTACCCGGTCGCCCAAGCAGCAATGCTTCATGAAGCAGAGATGATGCAAGCACATCCATCAATGCTCGGGTTCCTTGTTGGATCTGACTTCTGGCCTAATGATCGTGCTACAAAGATCTACCTGGAGGCACTGAGACAGATGAACTGGAATAATCCTGTGATAGCCTCTGCCAGTAAGCGCGGCTACCCAGATGCCCTTGGTCCCTCAGGCATGAAGATGGACGGTCCATACGACTGGGTGCCTCCGAACTATTGGTACGGCGATCAAGAAGGCGCGGCATTTGGATTCGGGTCCGAGCTCGGAGCAGGAGTTGGAACCCCCGAGCTGAATAGCCTCAAACGATTTATGTCCGACAAGGAGCTCGAACGCCTGTGGACGGAGCCCAAGGCCAACCAATTCCATATGTCTCGCTATGACTCTCAATTCTACGACCGCTCCATTTACAACAACGCCCTCTTCGCTCGCTACGGGAAACCCACAGATCTTGAAGACTATATTCTGAAATGCCAGATGGCCGACTATGAAGCGACCCGCGCTCAGTTCGAGGCATACTCCGCCAAGCAAAATGCATCACGACCTGCGACTGGATCGATCTACTGGATGCTGAACAGTGCGTGGCCGAACCTCCACTGGCAGCTCTTTGACTACTATCTGAGTCCAATGGGGGCCTACTTTGGCACGAAAATTGGCAATCGGAAAGAGCACGTCGCGTACGATTACGAGAAAAAGACCGTGTGGTTGATCAATCACTCTGTGGATCTCACAGGCGACAGACAAGTCTCCATCGATCTCATCGACACAAATGGAAAGAATATTTCAGGCTCAACGTTCAATGCCCACACCACTCCCAACTCGTCCAAAAAAGTGGGATCCGTCAGCGGGGCTAATCGAATCAAAGACGTCGCCCTCTTGCGTCTGACTCTCCGCGACACCAAGACAAATCAGCAACTGAGTCGAAACGTGTACTGGCTCTCAACACAAAAAGACGTACTTGATTGGGACAATTCTACCTGGTATACCACCCCCGTGACCGAATACGCCAACTTCAAAAAGCTCGAGAGTCTCTCCTCCGCGACTGTGAAGGCTACCGTAAGGAACGACCAGGTTAAGACTCAAGATGGCCTGACGAGCGCAGATGTTCAGCTTGAGAACACTTCTGATGTGCCAGCCGTATTTGTCAAAATTCATGCAGTTGATTCATCGACTGGCACGGCCATTGCGCCCCTCTTTTGGTCGGATAACTACGTGACCCTTTGGCCTAAGGAAAAACTGACCATTTCCGTCCGGTTTGAGGGCAATCTCAACAAGACTGTATTCGAGCTGTCTGGTCGAAACGTTGAGAAAGTGAAGTTGCAGAGTGGGGAATAA
- a CDS encoding Mannan endo-1,6-alpha-mannosidase DCW1, translating into MRVVGHSFQPSWASLLAFGLVGVGSVTAVDLNLNDADSIKSAAKEIATNMMTYYTGMNPGDNPGNLPDPYYWWEAGAMFNSLINYWYYTGDDTWNDVTTQALLWQAGDNAAFMPANQSKTEGNDDQVFWGFAAMSAAERNFPNPPSDKPQWLEMAQAVFNTQAPRWDPSTCGGGLRWQIFTWNNGYNYKNTISTGGFFQLAARLARYTGNQTYSDWAEKAWDWISDVGFMSPEYNFWDGASDLTGCKDINKIEWTYNNGVFLLGAANMYNVTEDPKWKERVQKILDAGGIFFSQDTPNVMYERACETVNTCMVDQRSFKGYLSRWMADTIQMAPFTHNQIMTKLRATAQAAAKTCTGGEKGTTCGMRWTDQKWDHTKDFGQQMSVLEVVQANLVDYVAPPVTKDEGGTSKGNPNAGQKPSEPTPDALSYPITTADRAGAGILTALMMITIGGVVINEGPDFHVEVQTVPVPEPGPDDILIRLNVTGLCFSDIHLMQNDLGTPPMSAFGVRSPGHEGAGVVVKVGTNVKNFKLGDRAGIKPLLDTCGSCHLCWEDKETYCKGAVHTGLMMPGTYQQYLVSPARYASPIPDGVPDEIAAPIMCSASTIYRSLLESNLKAGAWVVFPGGGGGVGIQGVQLAKAMGMRPIVVDTGSEKRDLSIKMGAEAFVDFQEEENPSRAVVQIADGIGAHGVFVTAPAAYKTAVSFVGERVGAMVMCVGLPPAGKTVLGTDPCQFIFQNLSIKSTLVGSRKDTVMALDFARRGMLYQISEVWPFHRLPEAVEKLRKGQVAGRIVIDFNREE; encoded by the exons ATGAGAGTGGTCGGCCATTCATTTCAGCCTTCATGGGCAAGTCTCCTGGCCTTTGGTCTTGTCGGAGTCGGATCCGTCACAGCAGTTGACTTGAATTTGAACGATGCCG ATTCAATCAAGAGTGCGGCGAAAGAGATTGCCACGAATATGATGACATATTACACGGGAATGAATCCAGGCGATAACCCTGGCAATCTACCAGATCCATATTACTGGTGGGAAGCAGGTGCAATGTTCAACTCGTTAATCAACTACTGGTATTACACCGGAGACGACACCTGGAACGACGTTACCACACAAGCTCTGCTCTGGCAAGCCGGCGACAACGCGGCCTTCATGCCCGCCAATCAATCCAAAACGGAAGGAAATGACGATCAAGTCTTTTGGGGCTTCGCGGCCATGTCCGCCGCGGAGAGAAATTTCCCCAACCCTCCTAGCGACAAGCCACAATGGTTGGAGATGGCACAGGCTGTTTTCAACACGCAGGCACCCCGATGGGACCCTTCAACCTGTGGTGGTGGACTTCGATGGCAAATATTCACATGGAACAACGGTTACAACTACAAAAATACCATCTCAACCGGGGGGTTTTTCCAACTCGCCGCGCGACTCGCTCGGTACACTGGAAACCAAACATACTCAGACTGGGCGGAAAAGGCTTGGGACTGGATCTCCGATGTTGGCTTCATGAGCCCTGAGTATAATTTCTGGGACGGTGCCAGTGACCTGACTGGTTGTAAGGatatcaacaagatcgaGTGGACTTACAACAACGGCGTCTTCTTGCTTGGGGCCGCGAACATGTACAATGTG ACCGAGGACCCCAAATGGAAGGAGCGAGTCCAGAAGATTCTCGATGCGGGGGGGATTTTCTTCTCTCAGGACACGCCCAATGTGATGTACGAGCGAGCTTGCGAAACGGTCAACACGTGTATGGTGGATCAACGTTCGTTCAAGGGCTATCTGTCTCGATGGATGGCCGACACCATTCAGATGGCCCCGTTTACCCACAATCAGATCATGACCAAATTGAGAGCAACTGCGCAGGCTGCCGCAAAGACTTGCACGGGCGGCGAGAAGGGCACGACTTGTGGCATGCGCTGGACCGATCAAAAATGGGATCACACGAAGGATTTCGGTCAACAGATGTCCGTTCTGGAAGTCGTCCAGGCCAATTTGGTCGACTATGTGGCCCCTCCCGTGACCAAAGACGAGGGCGGTACCAGCAAAGGCAATCCCAATGCGGGACAGAAGCCCTCTGAACCTACGCCCGATGCCCTCTCATATCCCATCACGACTGCGGACCGGGCCGGCGCCGGGATTCTGACTGCGCTCATGATGATCACGATCGGTG GCGTTGTGATCAATGAAGGGCCTGATTTTCATGTTGAAGTCCAAACAGTCCCAGTTCCGGAACCCG GGCCTGACGATATTTTGATCCGACTCAATGTCACTGGTCTCTGCTTTTCAGATATCCACCTCATGCAAAATGACCTAGGGACGCCACCCATGTCGGCCTTTGGTGTGCGGTCCCCCGGCCACGAAGGCGCCGGAGTGGTGGTCAAAGTCGGTACGAATGTGAAAAACTTCAAGCTCGGTGATAGAGCGGGGATCAAGCCCCTTCTGGACACGTGTGGATCGTGTCATCTGTGCTGGGAGGACAAAGAGACATATTGCAAGGGGGCCGTTCATACAGGGTTGATGATGCCAG GGACATACCAACAATATCTGGTCTCTCCCGCCCGGTATGCATCACCGATTCCCGACGGGGTGCCCGACGAGATCGCGGCCCCGATCATGTGCAGTGCCAGTACGATCTATCGATCACTGCTCGAATCCAACCTCAAAGCCGGTGCCTGGGTCGTCTTCCCCGGTGGCGGGGGTGGAGTCGGCATTCAAGGTGTCCAGTTAGCCAAGGCCATGGGAATGCGTCCCATCGTCGTGGACACTGGCTCTGAAAAGCGGGACCTCTCCATCAAAATGGGCGCCGAAGCCTTTGTTGATTttcaagaggaagagaatccCTCCAGAGCCGTGGTTCAGATCGCAGATGGAATCGGTGCCCATGGCGTCTTCGTGACAGCTCCGGCCGCCTACAAGACGGCCGTGTCGTTTGTAGGTGAACGCGTCGGCGCCATGGTGATGTGCGTGGGACTGCCACCTGCGGGAAAGACGGTGCTGGGTACCGACCCTTGCCAGTTTATCTTTCAGAATCTCAGCATCAAGAGCACTCTGGTGGGGAGCCGGAAGGATACCGTGATGGCACTGGACTTTGCTCGACGGGGCATGCTTTATCAGATCAGCGAAGTCTGGCCATTCCACCGACTACCCGAGGCGGTGGAGAAACTTCGAAAGGGTCAGGTAGCAGGTCGGATTGTGATTGATTTCAATCGTGAGGAATAA
- a CDS encoding Mediator of RNA polymerase II transcription subunit 17: MVDSFTLPLRPPPEQDERPDTLPIEIAQINDQWGSFREVNEDVLRAEIADREKAGDISPEENEDIDRQDPADIDVTERREQLYKRRLEITQFAAKAHQETMLALEFVSLLLSKHTPRQAETSISPFLKQLAPLGSLDSDVVNTAPKSEAILKDISAVSRGWRMQSFNAVSNKLLNAATRLNREIDSETKYWNEVLAVKDKGWKVCRHPRVRQALAVQYGFIEATPAFRDRGLASLRRANDGSLVLDQGLMPMGARYVRVQIKHGEQVYASSKPGGSTAKESDPIEARILQARDSLFEEELFYEMVREARALASCGVTSRQNLIRIPVADDTEITLDLVDVDSTASQSQDVSSPVGISIADGLAHAVRILLCFAHRQNLRRRTQIPRPVTTSRPPIPEYHLLRPVLAYLQHMANFRSLESFFSEIYSVLRSAGLNPPQWRSQTCPGWLLPSPSIRSADNLETLVERFLRPIESVLTGDLLTSQGSFTITIRTNLSAAPLGTTYDVAFQLPVASELQSPGRLGLREEAEAAITHLLLLDVVSAIAASPLPVTSEGSKQRTWTAVYPHLGELLLPHTNPEKHKKMKVTLTRHEMALATYLVRSIDGVGRGVQELRMQHAGAHVCKFPPSAESNVHQKGRSLMDFIVEEARHETRL, from the exons ATGGTCGATTCTTTCACCCTGCCTCTGCGCCCTCCTCCCGAGCAAGATGAACGCCCCGACACTCTTCCCATCGAGATCGCCCAGATCAATGACCAATGGGGTTCATTCCGTGAAGTGAACGAAGACGTCTTGCGTGCTGAAATCGCCGACCGGGAGAAAGCTGGTGATATCTCACCCGAGGAGAACGAAGACATTGACCGCCAGGACCCTGCGGACATTGATGTGACAGAACGTCGGGAACAGCTGTACAAGCGTCGACTCGAGATTACCCAGTTCGCAGC AAAGGCGCACCAGGAAACCATGCTTGCACTCGAGTTCGTCTCTTTGCTCTTGTCAAAGCACACACCACGCCAAGCGGAGACCTCTATTTCACCTTTTCTCAAGCAACTTGCGCCTCTCGGTTCTCTCGATTCAGATGTTGTTAACACGGCACCAAAGTCAGAGGCGATACTGAAGGACATCTCGGCAGTTTCCAGGGGGTGGCGTATGCAAAGCTTCAATGCTGTCTCGAACAAGCTACTCAATGCCGCTACGCGACTGAATCGGGAAATTGATTCAGAGACCAAGTATTGGAACGAAGTGCTTGCTGTGAAGGACAAGGGATGGAAAGTCTGCCGACATCCACGAGTAAGGCAAGCACTGGCTGTTCAGTACGGCTTCATTGAAG CTACTCCCGCTTTTCGCGATCGAGGGCTTGCTTCCCTGCGGCGGGCCAATGATGGTAGCCTTGTGCTGGATCAGGGTCTTATGCCCATGGGCGCCCGCTACGTGCGCGTCCAAATCAAGCACGGAGAGCAAGTGTATGCAAGCTCGAAACCGGGAGGGTCAACAGCCAAGGAATCAGACCCAATCGAGGCTCGAATCCTCCAAGCGAGAGACTCGCTGTTTGAAGAAGAGCTCTTCTATGAAATGGTCCGAGAAGCAAGGGCGCTAGCATCTTGTGGTGTGACGAGTCGCCAAAACCTTATTCGTATCCCAGTTGCCGACGACACAGAGATCACGCTGGATCTTGTGGATGTTGACAGCACTGCCTCTCAGTCCCAGGACGTATCCTCCCCAGTAGGTATCTCGATTGCCGACGGGCTTGCCCATGCTGTGCGGATCTTGCTTTGTTTTGCGCACCGACAAAACCTGCGTCGCCGAACACAGATCCCACGTCCGGTGACCACCTCAAGACCTCCGATTCCCGAATACCATCTCCTCCGGCCAGTGCTGGCGTATCTCCAACATATGGCGAATTTCCGGTCCCTGGAGTCCTTTTTCTCTGAAATTTACTCCGTGTTGCGTTCCGCGGGTTTGAATCCTCCCCAGTGGAGATCACAGACGTGTCCCGGTTGGTTATTGCCGTCGCCAAGTATCAGATCCGCCGACAATCTCGAAACACTCGTCGAGAGATTCCTGCGACCGATCGAATCAGTCCTCACGGGAGACCTTCTCACCTCCCAGGGCAgtttcaccatcaccatccgAACCAATCTTTCTGCCGCGCCTCTTGGGACAACTTACGACGTCGCCTTCCAGCTGCCAGTGGCCTCCGAGCTTCAATCTCCTGGGCGTCTCGGCTTGAGagaggaagccgaggctgctatcacccatcttctccttctcgacgTCGTCTCCGCCATCGCCGCGAGCCCGCTACCTGTTACATCAGAGGGGTCGAAGCAGCGCACTTGGACAGCGGTATACCCCCACCTTGGCGAGCTCCTGCTCCCTCACACCAACCCCGAAAAgcacaagaagatgaaggtcaCTCTCACCCGTCACGAGATGGCGCTCGCTACGTACCTTGTCCGTAGCATTGATGGGGTTGGGCGTGGGGTACAGGAGCTGCGGATGCAACATGCCGGAGCTCACGTCTGCAAATTCCCTCCTTCTGCAGAGTCGAACGTCCATCAGAAAGGCCGATCCCTGATGGATTTCATAGTCGAGGAGGCAAGGCACGAGACGCGTCTATGA
- a CDS encoding putative transporter, giving the protein MADSKMEAPPPKPHAIATIESVEIDPRAERALVWKFDLRLLPVLAIMYLFNSLDKSNLGNAKTAGLDKTLHLEGNQYNMILSIFFVPYVLTAPFLGLLGKKFGPNIVLPCMMLTFGTCTILVVAAYNFSGLFAIRWFLGMSESAFFPLVIYYQTTFYRRGELARRLAIFYAAQSIASAFSGLLAFGVFRIHTGPLASWRYLFLIEGCGTVLFALFALWYLPRSAAQASFLTPEEKELAYLRLQIDSSSVVDEKLNIRDAFRIFKHWTSWAILAIQVCLGVPLQGVQLFLPVIIKRLGYDTVKTNLYTVAPNISGAAMLLILAFCSDWTRWRFPFIALGFLFTFTGFIIYAAIDVESDLNVAYFATFMMTWGTSAPSVLLDSWYNNNVANEGRRVVLTSIAVPVANLMGVVASNIFRNQDAPKYAPALITTAAFGGAGILLTVALGLWMMFDNKKRDRRQGVCIKAKDIPSEYLNEGPASDDFRWFY; this is encoded by the exons ATGGCGGATTCCAAGATGGAGGCGCCACCTCCTAAACCCCATGCAATCGCGACCATTGAGAGCGTCGAGATCGATCCCCGGGCAGAGCGGGCTCTCGTCTGGAAATTTGATCTTCGTCTGTTGCCCGTGCTAGCAATCATGTATCTTTTCAACAGTCTGGACAAGTCGAATTTGGGAAATGCAAAGACAGCGGGGTTGGACA AGACTCTCCATCTTGAAGGGAACCAATACAACATGATCCTCAGTATCTTCTTCGTCCCTTACGTCTTGACGGCCCCGTTCCTCGGCCTACTCGGCAAAAAGTTTGGACCCAACATTGTGCTGCCATGCATGATGCTCACCTTCGGGACGTGTACGATCCTGGTAGTCGCGGCATACAACTTCAGTGGACTGTTCGCAATCCGCTGGTTCCTGGGAATGTCCGAGAGCGCGTTTTTCCCTCTCGTCATCTACTACCAGACAAC CTTTTACCGCCGAGGCGAGCTGGCTCGCCGACTAGCCATCTTCTACGCCGCCCAAAGCATCGCCTCCGCCTTCTCGGGTCTTCTGGCTTTTGGGGTCTTCCGCATCCATACCGGTCCATTGGCCTCGTGGCGCTATCTTTTCCTCATCGAGGGCTGTGGAACGGTCCTGTTCgccctctttgctctttggtATCTGCCCAGATCGGCTGCCCAGGCCAGCTTTCTCACTCccgaagaaaaggaactcGCCTATCTTCGCCTACAAATCGACAGTTCTTCCGTGGTGGATGAGAAGCTCAATATTCGAGATGCTTTCCGCATTTTCAAACACTGGACGAGCTGGGCCATTCTGGCGATTCAAGTCTGTCTCGGCGTACCGTTGCAGGGGGTTCAATTATTCCtccccgtcatcatcaagcGTCTGGGTTACGACACCGTCAAGACAAACCTGTACACCGTTGCTCCTAATATCTCCGGCGCAGCGatgctcctcatcctcgccttcTGCAGCGACTGGACCCGGTGGCGGTTCCCATTCATCGCTTTGGGATTTTTGTTCACCTTCACGGGCTTCATCATCTACGCCGCCATCGACGTGGAGAGCGACTTGAACGTAGCATACTTTGCAACCTTTATGATGACCTG GGGTACCTCAGCGCCATCAGTTCTCCTTGATTCATGGTACAACAACAACGTCGCAAACGAGGGCAGACGCGTCGTACTCACCAGTATCGCCGTTCCCGTCGCCAACCTTATGGGAGTCGTTGCTTCCAACATCTTCCGCAACCAAGATGCCCCCAAATACGCTCCCGCCTTGATCACGACTGCGGCGTTTGGGGGTGCCGGTATTCTGCTCACGGTCGCCCTGGGTCTCTGGATGATGTTTGATAATAAAAAGAGAGATCGCAGGCAAGGTGTCTGTATTAAAGCGAAGGATATTCCATCGGAGTATTTGAATGAGGGCCCAGCGAGTGATGATTTCCGTTGGTTCTATTGA